The Coffea arabica cultivar ET-39 chromosome 8e, Coffea Arabica ET-39 HiFi, whole genome shotgun sequence genome window below encodes:
- the LOC113704359 gene encoding uncharacterized protein isoform X4 has product MTICRTQMKMVKPNSFKNTSFVNHNGRIYDRLESCLVIPPPRGKKPKAIIKFLGGAFVGAVPEVTYSYLLEQLANEGYFIISVPYNVTFDHEKVIREIYERFRAGFDLILGSELPEYGLSPDDIVDLPLYSVGHSNGALLQVLTGSFFCEKIPKANAIISYNNRPASEAVPYFEQVTGNGALGWIK; this is encoded by the exons ATGACAATTTGCAGGACCCAAATGAAAATGGTTAAACCCAATAGCTTCAAGAACACTTCTTTTGTGAATCATAATGGTAGAATTTACGACAGGCTTGAGTCTTGTTTGGTCATTCCTCCTCCAAGAGGGAAAAAACCCAAAGCCATTATTAAATTTTTGGGAGGTGCTTTTGTTGGAGCTGTCCCTGAAGTTACTTACAG CTATTTGCTTGAGCAACTGGCAAATGAAGGCTATTTCATTATCTCGGTGCCATATAACGTGACGTTTGATCATGAAAAAGTAATTAGGGAGATTTATGAGAGGTTTCGTGCTGGCTTTGATTTGATTTTGGGGTCTGAATTGCCAGAATATGGCCTTTCACCTGATGATATTGTTGATCTTCCACTTTACTCGGTTGGCCATAG CAATGGTGCACTTCTACAAGTGCTTACTGGAAGTTTTTTTTGTGAGAAGATACCCAAg GCAAATGCAATAATATCATACAACAACAGGCCAGCGTCGGAGGCAGTACCATACTTTGAGCAG GTAACAGGTAATGGTGCTCTAGGGTGGATCAAATAA
- the LOC113704359 gene encoding uncharacterized protein isoform X6, with product MTICRTQMKMVKPNSFKNTSFVNHNGRIYDRLESCLVIPPPRGKKPKAIIKFLGGAFVGAVPEVTYSYLLEQLANEGYFIISVPYNVTFDHEKVIREIYERFRAGFDLILGSELPEYGLSPDDIVDLPLYSVGHSNGALLQVLTGSFFCEKIPKANAIISYNNRPASEAVPYFEQGILFPS from the exons ATGACAATTTGCAGGACCCAAATGAAAATGGTTAAACCCAATAGCTTCAAGAACACTTCTTTTGTGAATCATAATGGTAGAATTTACGACAGGCTTGAGTCTTGTTTGGTCATTCCTCCTCCAAGAGGGAAAAAACCCAAAGCCATTATTAAATTTTTGGGAGGTGCTTTTGTTGGAGCTGTCCCTGAAGTTACTTACAG CTATTTGCTTGAGCAACTGGCAAATGAAGGCTATTTCATTATCTCGGTGCCATATAACGTGACGTTTGATCATGAAAAAGTAATTAGGGAGATTTATGAGAGGTTTCGTGCTGGCTTTGATTTGATTTTGGGGTCTGAATTGCCAGAATATGGCCTTTCACCTGATGATATTGTTGATCTTCCACTTTACTCGGTTGGCCATAG CAATGGTGCACTTCTACAAGTGCTTACTGGAAGTTTTTTTTGTGAGAAGATACCCAAg GCAAATGCAATAATATCATACAACAACAGGCCAGCGTCGGAGGCAGTACCATACTTTGAGCAG GGCATTTTGTTTCCCTCTTAG
- the LOC113704359 gene encoding uncharacterized protein isoform X7: MTICRTQMKMVKPNSFKNTSFVNHNGRIYDRLESCLVIPPPRGKKPKAIIKFLGGAFVGAVPEVTYSYLLEQLANEGYFIISVPYNVTFDHEKVIREIYERFRAGFDLILGSELPEYGLSPDDIVDLPLYSVGHSNGALLQVLTGSFFCEKIPKANAIISYNNRPASEAVPYFEQDGSNS, from the exons ATGACAATTTGCAGGACCCAAATGAAAATGGTTAAACCCAATAGCTTCAAGAACACTTCTTTTGTGAATCATAATGGTAGAATTTACGACAGGCTTGAGTCTTGTTTGGTCATTCCTCCTCCAAGAGGGAAAAAACCCAAAGCCATTATTAAATTTTTGGGAGGTGCTTTTGTTGGAGCTGTCCCTGAAGTTACTTACAG CTATTTGCTTGAGCAACTGGCAAATGAAGGCTATTTCATTATCTCGGTGCCATATAACGTGACGTTTGATCATGAAAAAGTAATTAGGGAGATTTATGAGAGGTTTCGTGCTGGCTTTGATTTGATTTTGGGGTCTGAATTGCCAGAATATGGCCTTTCACCTGATGATATTGTTGATCTTCCACTTTACTCGGTTGGCCATAG CAATGGTGCACTTCTACAAGTGCTTACTGGAAGTTTTTTTTGTGAGAAGATACCCAAg GCAAATGCAATAATATCATACAACAACAGGCCAGCGTCGGAGGCAGTACCATACTTTGAGCAG GATGGCAGCAACTCGTGA
- the LOC113704359 gene encoding uncharacterized protein isoform X8 — MTICRTQMKMVKPNSFKNTSFVNHNGRIYDRLESCLVIPPPRGKKPKAIIKFLGGAFVGAVPEVTYSYLLEQLANEGYFIISVPYNVTFDHEKVIREIYERFRAGFDLILGSELPEYGLSPDDIVDLPLYSVGHSNGALLQVLTGSFFCEKIPKANAIISYNNRPASEAVPYFEQLWP, encoded by the exons ATGACAATTTGCAGGACCCAAATGAAAATGGTTAAACCCAATAGCTTCAAGAACACTTCTTTTGTGAATCATAATGGTAGAATTTACGACAGGCTTGAGTCTTGTTTGGTCATTCCTCCTCCAAGAGGGAAAAAACCCAAAGCCATTATTAAATTTTTGGGAGGTGCTTTTGTTGGAGCTGTCCCTGAAGTTACTTACAG CTATTTGCTTGAGCAACTGGCAAATGAAGGCTATTTCATTATCTCGGTGCCATATAACGTGACGTTTGATCATGAAAAAGTAATTAGGGAGATTTATGAGAGGTTTCGTGCTGGCTTTGATTTGATTTTGGGGTCTGAATTGCCAGAATATGGCCTTTCACCTGATGATATTGTTGATCTTCCACTTTACTCGGTTGGCCATAG CAATGGTGCACTTCTACAAGTGCTTACTGGAAGTTTTTTTTGTGAGAAGATACCCAAg GCAAATGCAATAATATCATACAACAACAGGCCAGCGTCGGAGGCAGTACCATACTTTGAGCAG TTGTGGCCATGA
- the LOC113704359 gene encoding uncharacterized protein isoform X5 has protein sequence MTICRTQMKMVKPNSFKNTSFVNHNGRIYDRLESCLVIPPPRGKKPKAIIKFLGGAFVGAVPEVTYSYLLEQLANEGYFIISVPYNVTFDHEKVIREIYERFRAGFDLILGSELPEYGLSPDDIVDLPLYSVGHSNGALLQVLTGSFFCEKIPKANAIISYNNRPASEAVPYFEQKTNLLLM, from the exons ATGACAATTTGCAGGACCCAAATGAAAATGGTTAAACCCAATAGCTTCAAGAACACTTCTTTTGTGAATCATAATGGTAGAATTTACGACAGGCTTGAGTCTTGTTTGGTCATTCCTCCTCCAAGAGGGAAAAAACCCAAAGCCATTATTAAATTTTTGGGAGGTGCTTTTGTTGGAGCTGTCCCTGAAGTTACTTACAG CTATTTGCTTGAGCAACTGGCAAATGAAGGCTATTTCATTATCTCGGTGCCATATAACGTGACGTTTGATCATGAAAAAGTAATTAGGGAGATTTATGAGAGGTTTCGTGCTGGCTTTGATTTGATTTTGGGGTCTGAATTGCCAGAATATGGCCTTTCACCTGATGATATTGTTGATCTTCCACTTTACTCGGTTGGCCATAG CAATGGTGCACTTCTACAAGTGCTTACTGGAAGTTTTTTTTGTGAGAAGATACCCAAg GCAAATGCAATAATATCATACAACAACAGGCCAGCGTCGGAGGCAGTACCATACTTTGAGCAG